A genomic region of Papaver somniferum cultivar HN1 chromosome 7, ASM357369v1, whole genome shotgun sequence contains the following coding sequences:
- the LOC113298386 gene encoding uncharacterized protein LOC113298386 isoform X1, protein MVYVDWEEILISNEKGKREVHYFLKRKEGLVRDLAVIGKEKTIRHMFYTIALSNPPLLKLKSRREVLDWLSSIVSASQVVGDSLSYGGALNSKVHASKEFQTREQHCKRFSWLGSSWTCRKRRRHYMSFCRNGITVSVHDFVYVLAEENKRLVAHLEDLYEDSRSNKMVVVRWFHKIDEVGFVLPPDYNDREIFFSLCLQDLSVECIDGLATVLSPQHFEKFQNQATDTQWEPFMCHRQFHNEDITTFDISQVQGYWEQDAIRYLNRLSDLMDLIPDLPGHCLMIGDDNSTKTRPRKKLRRSKSSEDLHLVDDKGAKELGHVDVKKCYNDLVDSSCCAEVSGHKEVNSAPSASVVGMDKLTPGSYISVGCHVEVLSQDSGIRGCWYGGVVLKSNKDKVKVRYQDVKDAIDEANSLEEWVSASRTAVPDKLECRLRGRGTVRPRPSTNISLGPIKVGASVDAWWHDGWWEGIVIQNESDERVHVYFPGEARLSIFCIRDLRRSQDWLCNKWTWIKERPDLAQSILSDLEKTKQLAKIFSCRVNCDPNHVTISDNSHHCVIAQKNEKASWSLPSSEPPADEKVTSAEANLKLNSVTDGLVQLKWNSSSKKRRSRERLCSRRHEGPTDSKQLLQQPSIHISRNISHVNCESRISGENFLIAKSLKVDLENCKYGGNSVLKSSVCPLTNLVMSQ, encoded by the exons ATGGTGTATGTTGATTGGGAAGAGATTTTGATCTCaaatgaaaaaggaaaaagagaagttCACTATTTTTTGAAGAGGAAAGAAGGATTAGTTAGAGATCTTGCTGTGATTGGGAAAGAAAAAACCATAAGACACATGTTTTATACGATTGCTCTATCAAACCCACCGCTTCTCAAGTTAAAATCACGAAGAGAGGTTCTAGATTGGCTTTCTTCAATTGTTTCAG CTTCCCAAGTAGTTGGTGATTCTTTGTCCTACGGCGGTGCTTTAAATTCAAAAGTCCATGCTTCAAAG GAATTTCAGACTAGGGAGCAACATTGTAAGAGGTTTTCATGGTTGGGATCTTCGTGGACTTGCCGCAAACGGCGTAGACATTATATGTCATTTTGCCGCAATGGAATTACAGTTTCA GTGCACGACTTTGTATACGTTTTAGCTGAAGAGAATAAGAGACTCGTTGCGCACTTAGAGGATCTTTACGAGGATTCCAGAAGCAACAAGATGGTTGTGGTACGATGGTTTCACAAAATTGATGAGGTTGGTTTCGTTTTACCTCCTGATTATAATgatagagagatttttttttctctttgtctTCAAGATCTCAGCGTTGAATGCATTGATGGTTTGGCAACGGTCCTCAGTCCCCAGCATTTTGAGAAGTTTCAGAATCAAGCAACAGATACGCAGTGGGAACCGTTCATGTGTCACAGGCAGTTTCACAATGAAGATATCACAACTTTTGATATTTCCCAAGTCCAAGGCTACTGGGAACAAGATGCAATCAGATACCTTAACAGGTTATCAGATCTTATGGATTTGATCCCTGATCTTCCAGGTCATTGTTTGATGATAGGAGATGACAACTCCACCAAAACTAGGCCAAGGAAAAAGCTCCGCAGGTCGAAGAGCAGCGAGGACCTGCATTTGGTTGATGATAAAGGGGCCAAAGAATTAGGTCATGTGGATGTCAAAAAGTGCTATAACGATTTAGTTGATAGCAGCTGTTGTGCTGAGGTCAGTGGTCATAAAGAAGTAAACTCCGCTCCTAGTGCATCAGTAGTTGGCATGGACAAGCTAACACCTGGTTCCTATATTTCTGTGGGTTGTCATGTTGAGGTGCTGTCCCAGGATAGTGGAATTAGGGGTTGTTGGTACGGAGGTGTTGTTCTCAAGAGTAATAAAGATAAAGTGAAGGTGCGTTATCAAGATGTTAAAGATGCAATTGATGAAGCCAACAGTTTAGAG GAATGGGTTTCAGCATCTAGGACTGCGGTCCCTGATAAGTTGGAATGTCGTCTGCGTGGAAGAGGAACTGTTCGTCCTCGGCCATCAACTAACATTTCATTGGGCCCTATCAAGGTTGGCGCCTCTGTGGATGCATGGTGGCATGATGGGTGGTGGGAAGGTATTGTAATTCAAAATGAATCTGATGAAAGAGTTCATGTATATTTTCCAG GGGAGGCGCGTTTGTCAATCTTCTGTATTCGGGATTTGAGACGGTCTCAAGATTGGCTGTGCAACAAGTGGACTTGGATTAAGGAGAGGCCAGATCTTGCTCAGTCAATTTTATCTGACCTAGAAAAGACAAAACAACTTGCAAAGATATTCAGTTGTCGGGTCAATTGTGATCCAAACCATGTCACAATATCTGACAACAGTCACCATTGTGTTATTGCACAAAAGAATGAGAAAGCCTCATGGTCCCTCCCTAGTTCAGAGCCTCCAGCGGATGAAAAGGTGACATCTGCGGAGGCCAACTTGAAGCTGAACTCGGTGACAGATGGTTTAGTACAGCTAAAATGGAACTCCTCAAGCAAGAAACGGCGTAGTAGAGAGAGATTGTGTAGCAGGAGACATGAAGGTCCTACAGACTCGAAGCAGCTGCTGCAGCAACCATCTATTCATATTAGCAGGAACATCAGCCATGTGAACTGTGAATCCCGAATTTCTGGTGAAAACTTTTTAATTGCCAAGTCTCTGAAAGTTGATCTTGAAAATTGTAAATATGGAGGGAATTCTGTTCTGAAATCATCGGTCTGCCCACTAACAAACTTGGTCATGTCTCAGTGA
- the LOC113298386 gene encoding uncharacterized protein LOC113298386 isoform X2, translated as MSFCRNGITVSVHDFVYVLAEENKRLVAHLEDLYEDSRSNKMVVVRWFHKIDEVGFVLPPDYNDREIFFSLCLQDLSVECIDGLATVLSPQHFEKFQNQATDTQWEPFMCHRQFHNEDITTFDISQVQGYWEQDAIRYLNRLSDLMDLIPDLPGHCLMIGDDNSTKTRPRKKLRRSKSSEDLHLVDDKGAKELGHVDVKKCYNDLVDSSCCAEVSGHKEVNSAPSASVVGMDKLTPGSYISVGCHVEVLSQDSGIRGCWYGGVVLKSNKDKVKVRYQDVKDAIDEANSLEEWVSASRTAVPDKLECRLRGRGTVRPRPSTNISLGPIKVGASVDAWWHDGWWEGIVIQNESDERVHVYFPGEARLSIFCIRDLRRSQDWLCNKWTWIKERPDLAQSILSDLEKTKQLAKIFSCRVNCDPNHVTISDNSHHCVIAQKNEKASWSLPSSEPPADEKVTSAEANLKLNSVTDGLVQLKWNSSSKKRRSRERLCSRRHEGPTDSKQLLQQPSIHISRNISHVNCESRISGENFLIAKSLKVDLENCKYGGNSVLKSSVCPLTNLVMSQ; from the exons ATGTCATTTTGCCGCAATGGAATTACAGTTTCA GTGCACGACTTTGTATACGTTTTAGCTGAAGAGAATAAGAGACTCGTTGCGCACTTAGAGGATCTTTACGAGGATTCCAGAAGCAACAAGATGGTTGTGGTACGATGGTTTCACAAAATTGATGAGGTTGGTTTCGTTTTACCTCCTGATTATAATgatagagagatttttttttctctttgtctTCAAGATCTCAGCGTTGAATGCATTGATGGTTTGGCAACGGTCCTCAGTCCCCAGCATTTTGAGAAGTTTCAGAATCAAGCAACAGATACGCAGTGGGAACCGTTCATGTGTCACAGGCAGTTTCACAATGAAGATATCACAACTTTTGATATTTCCCAAGTCCAAGGCTACTGGGAACAAGATGCAATCAGATACCTTAACAGGTTATCAGATCTTATGGATTTGATCCCTGATCTTCCAGGTCATTGTTTGATGATAGGAGATGACAACTCCACCAAAACTAGGCCAAGGAAAAAGCTCCGCAGGTCGAAGAGCAGCGAGGACCTGCATTTGGTTGATGATAAAGGGGCCAAAGAATTAGGTCATGTGGATGTCAAAAAGTGCTATAACGATTTAGTTGATAGCAGCTGTTGTGCTGAGGTCAGTGGTCATAAAGAAGTAAACTCCGCTCCTAGTGCATCAGTAGTTGGCATGGACAAGCTAACACCTGGTTCCTATATTTCTGTGGGTTGTCATGTTGAGGTGCTGTCCCAGGATAGTGGAATTAGGGGTTGTTGGTACGGAGGTGTTGTTCTCAAGAGTAATAAAGATAAAGTGAAGGTGCGTTATCAAGATGTTAAAGATGCAATTGATGAAGCCAACAGTTTAGAG GAATGGGTTTCAGCATCTAGGACTGCGGTCCCTGATAAGTTGGAATGTCGTCTGCGTGGAAGAGGAACTGTTCGTCCTCGGCCATCAACTAACATTTCATTGGGCCCTATCAAGGTTGGCGCCTCTGTGGATGCATGGTGGCATGATGGGTGGTGGGAAGGTATTGTAATTCAAAATGAATCTGATGAAAGAGTTCATGTATATTTTCCAG GGGAGGCGCGTTTGTCAATCTTCTGTATTCGGGATTTGAGACGGTCTCAAGATTGGCTGTGCAACAAGTGGACTTGGATTAAGGAGAGGCCAGATCTTGCTCAGTCAATTTTATCTGACCTAGAAAAGACAAAACAACTTGCAAAGATATTCAGTTGTCGGGTCAATTGTGATCCAAACCATGTCACAATATCTGACAACAGTCACCATTGTGTTATTGCACAAAAGAATGAGAAAGCCTCATGGTCCCTCCCTAGTTCAGAGCCTCCAGCGGATGAAAAGGTGACATCTGCGGAGGCCAACTTGAAGCTGAACTCGGTGACAGATGGTTTAGTACAGCTAAAATGGAACTCCTCAAGCAAGAAACGGCGTAGTAGAGAGAGATTGTGTAGCAGGAGACATGAAGGTCCTACAGACTCGAAGCAGCTGCTGCAGCAACCATCTATTCATATTAGCAGGAACATCAGCCATGTGAACTGTGAATCCCGAATTTCTGGTGAAAACTTTTTAATTGCCAAGTCTCTGAAAGTTGATCTTGAAAATTGTAAATATGGAGGGAATTCTGTTCTGAAATCATCGGTCTGCCCACTAACAAACTTGGTCATGTCTCAGTGA